The Microbacterium horticulturae genome has a window encoding:
- a CDS encoding sensor histidine kinase → MRRAFARWRRRTLWGLPAPDVLLALALFAVAVASVVTGNPDEGPLALTLPVAVSSTLAVAWRRHAPLVPVAVVIVAGLVQTLLSTFPGSLWSLVVDVVALYSAAAYLSEGVAAIAGAVFVAALLAQERLDNGVDYVFILLLFGGVWLLGRASAQWRGRVTAAERRQREAARLAVAEERVRIARDLHDVVAHSLSVIAVQSDAAEAALGTAPERALAPVRAVRATAREALTDIRRMLEVLRTDDDERPGVDSPGVSAISGLVDAARGAGTPVTLEVRLTTAPVPPGVDLAAYRIVQESLTNARRHVPGAAVTVAIVQRARALEVTVTSAAASTPPPASTGDGYGISGMRERAISLGGRLDAGPTAEGGFVVHATLPLSGDGGGAP, encoded by the coding sequence ATGCGCCGGGCCTTCGCGCGATGGCGGCGTCGCACGCTGTGGGGTCTGCCCGCGCCCGACGTCCTGCTGGCGCTCGCCCTGTTCGCGGTCGCCGTCGCCAGCGTCGTCACCGGCAATCCCGACGAGGGGCCGCTCGCACTGACCCTGCCGGTGGCGGTCTCCTCGACGCTCGCGGTGGCCTGGCGGCGCCACGCCCCGCTGGTCCCGGTGGCGGTCGTCATCGTGGCCGGCCTGGTGCAGACGCTGCTGTCGACCTTCCCCGGCTCGCTGTGGTCGTTGGTGGTGGATGTCGTGGCCCTGTATTCCGCGGCGGCGTACCTGTCGGAGGGGGTCGCGGCGATCGCCGGCGCCGTGTTCGTCGCCGCGCTGCTCGCGCAGGAGCGGCTCGACAACGGCGTGGACTACGTGTTCATCCTGCTGCTGTTCGGCGGCGTCTGGCTGCTGGGCCGCGCCAGTGCACAGTGGCGCGGCCGTGTCACTGCGGCCGAGCGACGCCAGCGTGAGGCGGCCCGGCTCGCAGTCGCCGAGGAGCGGGTGCGGATCGCCCGCGACCTGCACGACGTCGTCGCGCACAGTCTGAGCGTCATCGCCGTGCAGTCCGACGCGGCAGAGGCGGCGCTCGGCACCGCCCCCGAGCGCGCGCTCGCGCCGGTGCGTGCCGTGCGCGCCACAGCGCGGGAGGCTCTGACAGACATCCGCCGCATGCTCGAGGTGCTGCGCACCGACGACGACGAACGGCCCGGAGTCGATTCCCCCGGCGTGTCAGCGATCTCGGGGCTGGTCGACGCCGCTCGCGGCGCGGGCACACCGGTCACGCTCGAGGTGCGCCTGACGACAGCGCCGGTGCCGCCCGGTGTCGACCTCGCCGCGTACCGGATCGTGCAGGAGAGCCTGACCAACGCCCGCCGGCACGTGCCGGGCGCCGCAGTGACCGTCGCGATCGTGCAGCGCGCGCGGGCGCTGGAGGTCACGGTGACGTCGGCTGCGGCATCCACTCCGCCCCCGGCGAGCACCGGAGACGGGTACGGGATCAGCGGCATGCGCGAGCGCGCGATCTCTCTCGGCGGGCGGCTGGACGCCGGACCGACAGCC